A region of Beijerinckia sp. 28-YEA-48 DNA encodes the following proteins:
- a CDS encoding NAD(P)H-dependent oxidoreductase, with translation MPSKLHVIITSTRPGRIGPAVGKWFNSYAQKHGGFDSTLVDLADFNLPVFDEPMHPRMQKYEHAHTKKWSESVKSADAYVFVVPEYNYNPPPSFFNALNYVYNEWNYKVAGFVSYGGVSGGLRSAQVARSMATSLKLVTPPEGVPVPAVGALLDDKKEFKGNDAIELSAKTLLDEMLKWDSALKTLR, from the coding sequence GTGCCGTCGAAACTTCACGTTATCATCACCAGCACCCGTCCTGGCCGTATCGGCCCAGCTGTCGGCAAGTGGTTCAACAGCTACGCCCAGAAGCATGGCGGCTTTGACTCGACATTGGTCGACCTCGCCGATTTCAATCTGCCGGTCTTCGACGAGCCGATGCATCCGCGCATGCAGAAATACGAGCACGCGCACACGAAGAAGTGGAGCGAGAGCGTCAAGTCGGCCGATGCCTATGTCTTCGTTGTTCCCGAATACAACTACAATCCGCCGCCGTCTTTCTTCAACGCGCTGAACTACGTCTACAACGAGTGGAACTATAAGGTGGCGGGCTTCGTCAGCTATGGCGGCGTCTCCGGCGGCCTGCGCTCGGCCCAGGTTGCCCGCTCGATGGCCACCTCCTTGAAACTGGTGACACCGCCGGAAGGCGTGCCCGTCCCCGCCGTCGGCGCTCTGCTCGACGACAAGAAGGAATTCAAGGGCAACGACGCGATCGAACTGTCCGCCAAGACCCTGCTCGACGAAATGCTCAAGTGGGATTCGGCGCTCAAGACCCTGCGTTGA
- a CDS encoding helix-turn-helix domain-containing protein: MERRNTGVTGNCQHVRETLTRIGDKWSVLVIMTLGAGPMRFNELRRAVDGVSQRMLTLTLRGLERDGFVIRTVRPTVPPQVDYELTGLGISLQGPVRALGQWAFTHQPLVEEARRRYDGPATAGLPEPRAGRLSTETRLV; this comes from the coding sequence ATGGAACGAAGGAACACGGGTGTCACCGGCAATTGTCAGCATGTGCGGGAAACCCTGACCCGTATCGGCGACAAATGGTCGGTACTGGTCATCATGACGCTCGGTGCCGGTCCGATGCGGTTCAATGAGCTGCGGCGGGCGGTCGACGGCGTTTCGCAGCGGATGCTGACATTGACCCTGCGCGGTCTTGAGCGCGACGGCTTCGTCATCCGCACGGTGCGACCGACCGTGCCGCCGCAAGTCGATTATGAGCTGACGGGCCTGGGCATATCGTTGCAAGGACCGGTGCGGGCCCTGGGCCAATGGGCCTTCACCCATCAGCCGCTGGTAGAAGAGGCGCGTCGGCGTTACGACGGCCCGGCCACCGCCGGCTTGCCAGAGCCTAGAGCAGGTCGCCTTTCGACAGAAACGCGGCTTGTCTAG
- a CDS encoding class I SAM-dependent methyltransferase: MAGGDEKRVQTITSSNVEDAYARWAPVYDNVFALIMKPGRQAAADAVNRLEGRVLDVGIGTGLELPLFSTQVKITGIDLCGPMLDIARRRVADLGLRNVEELRVMDAMNLEYSDHSFDAAVTPYVITTVPDPARTLDEMVRVVRPGGEIIIVNHIGAESGPISWIEAAMAKQAAKLGWRPQFPWSIIGDWIAARPEVELLERRTLSPLGLFTLVRLRRK, encoded by the coding sequence ATGGCCGGGGGCGACGAGAAGCGCGTGCAGACCATCACCAGTTCCAACGTCGAAGACGCTTACGCGCGCTGGGCGCCGGTCTACGACAATGTGTTCGCGCTGATCATGAAGCCGGGGCGCCAAGCCGCCGCTGACGCGGTCAATCGCCTCGAAGGCCGCGTGCTCGATGTCGGCATCGGCACCGGCCTCGAACTGCCGCTGTTTTCCACTCAAGTGAAGATCACCGGTATCGACCTCTGCGGCCCGATGCTGGACATCGCCCGCCGACGCGTCGCCGATCTCGGCCTCCGCAATGTCGAGGAGCTGCGCGTCATGGACGCCATGAACCTCGAATATTCCGATCACAGTTTTGACGCCGCCGTCACGCCCTACGTCATCACCACCGTGCCTGATCCGGCGCGCACCCTGGACGAAATGGTCCGCGTCGTGCGCCCAGGTGGTGAGATCATCATCGTCAATCACATCGGCGCCGAAAGCGGCCCTATCTCCTGGATCGAAGCGGCCATGGCCAAACAGGCGGCCAAACTCGGCTGGCGCCCGCAATTCCCCTGGTCGATCATCGGTGACTGGATCGCTGCGCGTCCCGAGGTCGAATTGCTCGAGCGCCGCACCCTGTCGCCGCTCGGCCTGTTCACGCTCGTGCGGCTACGGCGCAAATAG
- the mnmA gene encoding tRNA 2-thiouridine(34) synthase MnmA yields the protein MFSARSLAESSGAPLNSLGLPKPAGETRVVVAMSGGVDSSVVAALLAREGYDVIGVTLQLYDHGAATHRKGACCAGQDINDARRVAERIGIPHYVLNYEGLFREKVIDAFADSYLAGETPIPCVACNQHIKFADLFNTAVDLNADVLATGHYISSRAVEGSDDRALYRAADADRDQSYFLFATTRDQLRMLRFPLGDRPKAQVRDLAREFGLVVADKPDSQDICFVPSGKYTDIIARLRPEAGEPGDIVHIDGRVLGRHTGIVRYTIGQRRGLGLTDHATTGGTPLFVVKLDSAKRQVIVGPREALATRAVHLRDVNWIGSGDFATIPAAGVEIAARLRSTRAPAPAVLRRDDTGAVVVELLSGEDGVSPGQACVFYEDASPRARVLGGGFIRATA from the coding sequence ATGTTTTCCGCCCGCAGCCTGGCAGAATCGTCTGGCGCCCCGCTGAATTCGCTTGGCTTGCCCAAGCCGGCGGGGGAAACGCGCGTGGTCGTCGCCATGTCCGGCGGGGTCGATTCTTCGGTTGTCGCCGCTTTGCTGGCCCGGGAGGGGTATGACGTCATCGGCGTCACCCTGCAGCTCTACGATCACGGCGCCGCCACCCATCGCAAGGGCGCCTGCTGCGCCGGCCAGGACATCAACGATGCCCGCCGCGTCGCGGAGCGCATCGGCATTCCCCATTACGTCCTGAATTATGAAGGGCTGTTCCGGGAAAAGGTCATCGACGCTTTCGCCGATTCTTATTTGGCGGGCGAGACGCCGATTCCCTGCGTTGCCTGCAACCAGCACATCAAATTCGCCGATCTGTTCAACACCGCCGTCGACCTGAACGCCGATGTATTGGCCACCGGCCATTATATCTCGTCGCGCGCCGTGGAAGGTTCGGACGACCGTGCGCTTTATCGCGCCGCCGACGCCGACCGCGATCAGAGCTATTTCCTGTTCGCCACCACCCGCGACCAGCTGCGCATGCTGCGCTTCCCGCTCGGCGACCGGCCCAAGGCGCAGGTGCGCGATCTGGCGCGTGAATTCGGTCTCGTTGTCGCCGACAAGCCCGACAGCCAGGACATTTGTTTCGTACCGTCGGGCAAATATACCGACATTATCGCCCGCCTGCGGCCCGAGGCTGGCGAGCCCGGCGATATCGTCCATATCGATGGACGCGTGCTTGGCCGCCACACGGGCATCGTCCGCTATACGATCGGCCAGCGGCGCGGCCTTGGCCTCACCGACCATGCGACAACCGGCGGCACGCCCCTGTTCGTGGTGAAGCTCGATTCGGCCAAGCGCCAGGTCATCGTCGGCCCGCGTGAGGCGCTGGCGACGCGCGCGGTGCATCTGCGCGACGTCAACTGGATCGGCAGCGGCGACTTCGCCACAATTCCCGCAGCCGGCGTCGAAATCGCCGCCCGCCTGCGCTCGACCCGCGCGCCAGCCCCCGCGGTGCTGCGCCGCGACGATACCGGCGCCGTGGTTGTGGAACTGCTGTCGGGCGAGGACGGCGTTTCGCCAGGCCAAGCCTGCGTCTTCTACGAAGACGCCTCACCGCGCGCCCGCGTCCTCGGCGGCGGCTTCATCCGCGCCACTGCATAG
- a CDS encoding DUF1153 domain-containing protein: MTEPHRPRVKYVIGPDGSPLTIADLPPPTTKRWVIRRKAEVVAAVRGGLLSLDEACSRYTLTVDEFLSWQMSIDQHGLAGLRTTRIQQYRQ, translated from the coding sequence ATGACCGAGCCCCACCGCCCGAGGGTCAAATATGTCATCGGGCCCGATGGAAGTCCTCTGACGATCGCCGATCTCCCGCCGCCGACCACCAAGCGATGGGTCATCCGGCGTAAGGCTGAAGTGGTGGCTGCGGTGCGGGGAGGTCTTTTGTCCCTGGACGAAGCCTGCTCCCGCTACACCCTGACCGTCGATGAGTTTCTGAGCTGGCAGATGTCGATCGACCAGCATGGTCTGGCCGGTTTGCGTACCACGCGCATTCAGCAATATCGCCAGTAA
- a CDS encoding SGNH/GDSL hydrolase family protein, with the protein MALALSVCLMIGWILGARRQGKLIRRDANRATLNAQARLRQVDGDFVLVAGDSTVAHLVLSPIADLPVIEVALLGLTSGEFHPRITQILSGRRPRITVLSIGANDALQKGASEATRTNFKENLRKIANAVEGREATFILSLPRIDTAAPDYAHGAAAMESLNRDANAFARAHRWIYVDGAQICDAADHRGEPMSVDGLHLTPDASREIAQALRRRIAAVMDMNSKKPAPADRPFQA; encoded by the coding sequence TTGGCGCTCGCCCTTTCCGTGTGCCTGATGATCGGCTGGATCCTCGGCGCACGCCGCCAGGGAAAACTCATCCGCCGCGATGCCAATCGCGCCACCTTGAATGCGCAAGCCAGGCTCCGCCAAGTCGACGGGGATTTCGTGCTTGTGGCGGGGGACTCGACCGTGGCGCATTTGGTTTTGAGCCCGATCGCCGATTTGCCGGTCATTGAAGTTGCGCTGCTGGGTCTGACCAGCGGGGAATTCCATCCCCGGATCACCCAGATCCTCTCCGGCCGCCGACCGCGCATCACCGTCCTGTCGATCGGCGCCAATGACGCGCTGCAGAAGGGCGCCAGCGAAGCGACGCGCACGAACTTCAAAGAGAATCTGCGCAAGATCGCCAATGCCGTCGAAGGCCGCGAGGCGACCTTCATTCTATCCCTGCCGCGGATCGACACCGCCGCGCCGGACTACGCCCATGGCGCTGCCGCGATGGAGAGCCTCAACCGGGATGCAAACGCCTTTGCCCGCGCGCATCGCTGGATCTATGTCGATGGCGCCCAGATCTGCGACGCTGCGGACCACCGCGGCGAGCCGATGTCCGTCGACGGGCTGCACCTGACGCCCGATGCCTCGCGGGAAATCGCGCAGGCGCTGCGCCGGCGGATTGCCGCCGTCATGGATATGAACAGCAAAAAGCCGGCCCCTGCGGACCGGCCTTTCCAAGCTTGA
- a CDS encoding carbamoyltransferase C-terminal domain-containing protein, translating into MAVILSVHWGVHDSSAALFDDYTLLAAVQKERLTRIKKDGGDPSICVDEVLAIAGLKRSAIDVAVFSRMLVTRGMLRQPLLRSIAEKLQGKSSKTTDLANRMRRAVSMDASRVVNVAALRRHFGLPRGTTIHFANHHEAHALPALFHTDWDNALLYTADGYGDNVNYSQRIFRYEQIDCQFGDDRWLLTPYRNDSIARAYMYVTEALGFKPLHHEGKITGLAAFGEPALAEAFRKPFSVDKRGIISSAFSSADEQRAYYFKACADQPREVCAASIQVATEAVILESVTRILERERVSHIGLAGGLFANVKLNQRLAEETGAEEVFIVPPMGDEGLTIGGALDFLLRRDGMPTWLRQRHRLDGIYTGRDFDANATARILKHDKRIHVVEGSLAATTARLLADGQVGATFLGPMEYGPRALGARSIMASPHRRDINDSINKRLDRTEFMPFAPVVPESDAADVFDVTSTNAYACRFMTITCNVKGQWAERIPAVVHVDNTARPQIITRDPNPLYFDILDAFKHQTGTPVLINTSFNVHEQPIINTPEEAATALVDDRVDFLVTRDAILTVSG; encoded by the coding sequence ATGGCGGTTATCCTAAGCGTTCACTGGGGCGTGCACGATTCAAGCGCGGCCTTGTTCGACGATTATACGCTTCTCGCTGCGGTGCAGAAGGAACGTCTGACCCGCATCAAGAAAGATGGCGGCGATCCCTCGATCTGCGTCGATGAAGTGCTTGCCATCGCGGGCCTCAAGCGCTCAGCCATCGACGTCGCCGTTTTCAGCCGCATGCTCGTCACGCGCGGCATGTTGCGCCAGCCGTTGCTCCGCTCCATCGCCGAAAAGCTACAAGGCAAATCGAGCAAGACAACCGATCTTGCTAACCGCATGCGCCGCGCCGTTAGCATGGATGCGAGCCGGGTCGTCAATGTTGCGGCGCTGCGCCGTCATTTTGGCCTCCCGCGCGGGACCACGATCCACTTCGCCAATCATCACGAAGCCCATGCTTTGCCAGCTCTGTTCCATACCGATTGGGACAATGCGCTGCTCTACACAGCCGACGGCTATGGCGACAACGTCAACTATAGCCAGCGCATCTTTCGCTACGAGCAGATCGACTGCCAGTTTGGCGACGACCGTTGGTTGCTCACCCCCTACCGCAACGACAGCATCGCGCGCGCCTATATGTACGTCACCGAGGCGCTCGGTTTCAAACCGCTGCATCATGAAGGCAAGATCACGGGCCTCGCCGCCTTTGGCGAACCTGCGCTCGCGGAAGCTTTCCGGAAGCCGTTCTCCGTCGACAAGCGCGGCATCATTTCCAGCGCGTTCAGCAGCGCCGATGAGCAGCGGGCCTATTATTTCAAAGCTTGCGCCGATCAACCGCGGGAAGTCTGCGCCGCCTCCATCCAAGTGGCGACGGAGGCCGTGATACTTGAATCGGTGACACGGATCCTGGAACGGGAGAGGGTTTCCCATATCGGCCTGGCTGGCGGCCTGTTCGCCAACGTCAAACTCAACCAGCGTCTTGCCGAGGAAACCGGCGCCGAGGAAGTCTTCATCGTACCGCCCATGGGCGACGAAGGCCTCACCATCGGTGGCGCGCTCGACTTTCTCCTGCGACGGGACGGAATGCCCACGTGGCTGCGGCAACGACACCGTCTCGACGGCATCTACACCGGTCGCGATTTCGATGCGAATGCGACAGCTCGCATTCTCAAGCATGACAAGCGCATTCACGTCGTTGAAGGATCGCTGGCAGCGACAACGGCCCGGCTGCTTGCCGATGGCCAGGTCGGCGCGACCTTTCTCGGGCCGATGGAATATGGCCCGCGCGCTCTGGGCGCCCGTTCGATCATGGCGTCTCCCCATCGCCGCGACATCAACGATTCGATCAACAAACGGCTCGATCGCACCGAGTTCATGCCTTTCGCGCCGGTCGTGCCAGAAAGCGATGCCGCCGATGTCTTCGATGTCACGTCAACCAACGCTTATGCCTGTCGCTTCATGACGATCACCTGCAACGTCAAGGGACAATGGGCGGAACGCATTCCAGCCGTCGTGCATGTCGACAATACGGCACGGCCGCAGATCATCACGCGCGATCCCAATCCGCTCTATTTCGACATTCTCGATGCTTTCAAGCACCAGACCGGCACGCCGGTTCTGATCAACACCAGCTTCAACGTCCACGAACAACCGATCATCAATACGCCCGAGGAAGCCGCCACGGCCCTCGTCGACGATCGCGTCGATTTTCTCGTTACACGCGATGCGATTTTGACCGTCAGCGGGTAG
- a CDS encoding YbhN family protein, whose protein sequence is MKQLTKFFWPVIGLVAVVWSLKLLYVKLLAEVAVDPSVKAMLKTGGFFNDLVIIATTIGGKLSAIPAHSYLFAGLSTLVAYAALAWYDRIALIHLDRQKGISWLYVSVCSFVTYALSHNIGASVFSGGMVRFRAYTAKGLTGAEVAILVALCSFTFAFGTIILLGWVLLWEPQILKPLTSLSSRFDLGETPARVIGVSLLVLCALYTIGAWLHFKPLQIGGFKLVYPRMPVVARQYLAAPLELAGAAGIIYFALPADGNPGFAIVLGAFLLSFSAGLLSQVPGGVGVMEAVFLAIMPQIPATSVFAALLVWRLFYLIIPLVLSIPAILLFERSQLGRATKDIEPPTGLKH, encoded by the coding sequence GTGAAACAACTGACGAAATTTTTTTGGCCCGTCATCGGTCTGGTGGCGGTCGTCTGGTCGCTTAAACTATTGTACGTGAAGCTCCTCGCGGAGGTCGCCGTCGATCCCTCTGTAAAGGCCATGCTCAAGACGGGCGGCTTTTTCAACGATCTTGTCATCATCGCCACGACGATCGGCGGCAAACTCTCAGCTATTCCAGCGCACAGTTATCTCTTCGCCGGCCTCTCAACGCTCGTCGCCTATGCAGCACTGGCTTGGTACGACCGCATCGCCTTGATCCATCTTGATCGGCAGAAGGGAATTTCCTGGCTCTATGTGTCGGTGTGTTCCTTCGTCACCTATGCCCTCTCCCACAATATCGGCGCATCGGTGTTTTCCGGCGGCATGGTGCGCTTTCGCGCCTACACGGCCAAGGGACTGACCGGCGCGGAAGTCGCCATTCTGGTGGCTCTGTGTTCGTTCACATTCGCCTTCGGCACCATCATTCTGCTTGGTTGGGTGCTGCTGTGGGAACCGCAGATCCTCAAGCCGCTCACCAGCTTGTCGTCGAGATTCGATCTTGGCGAAACGCCGGCACGCGTAATCGGCGTCTCCCTGCTGGTTCTTTGCGCGCTCTATACGATCGGCGCCTGGCTGCACTTCAAACCGCTGCAGATCGGCGGCTTCAAACTGGTCTATCCACGCATGCCCGTGGTGGCGCGCCAATATCTCGCTGCTCCGCTTGAACTCGCGGGCGCTGCCGGCATCATCTATTTCGCTCTGCCTGCCGACGGAAACCCCGGCTTCGCCATCGTGCTGGGTGCATTCCTGCTGTCGTTCTCGGCCGGACTGCTCTCGCAAGTGCCCGGCGGCGTCGGCGTGATGGAAGCGGTGTTCCTCGCCATCATGCCGCAAATTCCCGCAACCTCGGTGTTCGCCGCCTTGTTGGTCTGGCGCCTGTTCTATCTGATCATTCCACTGGTCTTGTCGATTCCGGCCATTCTTTTGTTCGAGCGCTCGCAGCTTGGACGCGCCACCAAAGACATCGAGCCGCCGACCGGGCTCAAGCACTGA
- a CDS encoding flagellar export protein FliJ, with product MKSRDTLIRLKRFQADEKRRRVGQIEAMIAEFSRMQAELDREIATEEQRSGNSDPSHFAYSTYARAARGRRDNISNSANELRAQLEEAKVQLEVAIEELAKVQNLEGRDKSGERLVDVPRPDAMMLRPAGA from the coding sequence ATGAAATCGCGGGATACCCTCATTCGACTCAAGAGATTTCAGGCGGACGAAAAGCGTCGTCGCGTCGGCCAGATCGAGGCCATGATCGCGGAATTCTCGCGCATGCAGGCCGAACTCGACCGCGAGATCGCGACCGAGGAACAGCGCTCCGGCAATTCCGACCCGAGCCACTTCGCCTATTCCACCTATGCCCGCGCCGCTCGTGGCCGCCGCGACAACATCAGCAATTCCGCCAACGAACTGCGCGCCCAGCTCGAAGAAGCCAAGGTTCAGCTGGAAGTGGCCATTGAAGAACTGGCCAAGGTCCAAAATCTCGAAGGCCGCGACAAAAGTGGCGAGCGCCTCGTCGACGTTCCGCGCCCGGATGCCATGATGCTCCGCCCTGCTGGCGCCTGA
- a CDS encoding response regulator transcription factor CtrA, producing the protein MRVLLIEDDSATAQSIELMLKSENFNVYTTDLGEEGIDLGKLYDYDIILLDLNLPDMSGYEVLRTLRVAKVKTPILILSGLAGIEDKVKGLGFGADDYLTKPFHKDELVARIHAIVRRSKGHAQSVITTGDLVVNLDQKTVEVSSNRVHLTGKEYQMLELLSLRKGTTLTKEMFLNHLYGGMDEPELKIIDVFICKLRKKLANASEGRNYIETVWGRGYVLREPSDVDERITA; encoded by the coding sequence ATGCGCGTATTACTGATCGAAGACGACAGCGCGACGGCTCAAAGCATCGAACTGATGCTGAAGTCCGAGAATTTCAACGTTTACACCACCGATCTCGGCGAAGAAGGGATCGATCTGGGTAAACTGTATGACTATGACATCATCCTTCTCGATCTGAACTTGCCGGACATGTCCGGCTATGAAGTTTTGCGGACCTTGCGCGTCGCAAAAGTGAAGACGCCGATCCTGATCCTGTCGGGTCTGGCTGGCATCGAGGATAAGGTGAAGGGTCTCGGCTTTGGCGCCGACGATTATTTGACCAAGCCATTTCACAAGGACGAGCTGGTGGCGCGTATCCACGCCATCGTGCGCCGTTCCAAGGGACATGCACAGTCGGTCATCACGACCGGCGATCTGGTCGTTAATCTCGACCAGAAGACGGTGGAGGTCAGCAGCAACCGCGTGCACCTCACCGGCAAGGAATATCAGATGTTGGAGTTGCTCTCCCTGCGCAAGGGAACGACTCTCACCAAGGAAATGTTCCTCAACCACCTTTATGGCGGCATGGACGAGCCGGAGCTGAAGATTATCGACGTCTTCATCTGCAAGCTGCGCAAGAAGCTTGCGAATGCCAGCGAAGGCCGCAATTACATCGAAACCGTCTGGGGCCGCGGCTATGTGCTGCGCGAGCCCAGCGACGTGGACGAGCGCATCACGGCTTGA
- a CDS encoding protein-glutamate O-methyltransferase CheR encodes MNDRIEQLRAFLQTSTGLALERDQRQAIEQRLSPVAARFGIAQVEDLIDRHLQQRDPQLSAAVVDAMMTNETFFFRDRKPFELFQQVILPRLLERKQERRLRIWSAACATGQEPYSLAMMVEEAAHSLTGWSVEIVASDISASALEIARDGLYNQFEMQRGLPIASLLRHFQPDRDKWRIAEHLRARVQFQQINLINDFTRLGTFDVIFCRNVLMYFDQATRKAVLARLARSLEPDGILMLGATEFTPGDSPFAPMAESPALLQLRAPVSEAQRNHLAIA; translated from the coding sequence ATGAACGACCGGATTGAACAGCTCCGCGCCTTTCTGCAGACGTCCACCGGTCTCGCGTTGGAACGCGATCAACGGCAGGCCATCGAACAACGCCTGTCCCCCGTGGCGGCGCGGTTTGGCATCGCTCAGGTCGAAGATCTGATCGATCGTCACCTGCAGCAGCGCGACCCGCAGCTTTCAGCCGCCGTCGTCGATGCGATGATGACCAACGAGACCTTCTTCTTTCGCGATCGCAAACCGTTTGAACTGTTTCAGCAGGTCATCCTGCCCCGGCTCTTGGAACGTAAGCAGGAGCGCCGCCTTCGCATCTGGTCGGCCGCCTGCGCCACGGGCCAGGAGCCTTATTCCCTCGCCATGATGGTCGAAGAAGCGGCCCACTCCTTGACGGGCTGGAGCGTCGAAATCGTCGCTTCCGATATTTCCGCGTCGGCGCTGGAGATCGCGCGCGATGGTCTCTACAACCAGTTCGAAATGCAGCGCGGCCTGCCGATCGCCTCGCTGCTGCGCCATTTTCAACCCGATCGGGACAAATGGCGGATTGCCGAACATCTCCGCGCGCGCGTGCAGTTCCAGCAGATCAATCTGATCAACGATTTCACCCGGCTGGGCACGTTCGACGTGATCTTCTGCCGCAATGTCCTGATGTATTTCGACCAGGCTACCCGCAAGGCTGTTCTCGCTCGCCTTGCCCGCTCGTTGGAGCCGGATGGCATTCTGATGCTCGGCGCGACGGAATTCACGCCCGGCGACAGCCCTTTCGCACCCATGGCGGAAAGCCCGGCATTGCTTCAGCTGCGCGCGCCTGTGTCGGAAGCCCAACGCAATCACCTCGCCATCGCGTAA
- a CDS encoding CheB methylesterase domain-containing protein, whose product MTASATRATSAKPSAMARPKAIAIGASAGGPEALATLFQSLTGCDIPVPIFLVLHMPADFSAMVAAYIERISGRPTSPATDGLPPLPGHIYVAPSGRHLRLSGRPSRALMRLDDGDSENFCRPAADVLFRSAAATYGHGLLALVLTGTGQDGLAGSAAVAAAGGTVIAQDESSSAAWGMPGAVIEHGYASMVLPITVMGPKIASLFHAPEPGRAT is encoded by the coding sequence ATGACCGCGAGCGCCACCAGAGCCACATCCGCGAAGCCGTCCGCCATGGCACGGCCGAAGGCGATCGCCATCGGCGCCTCCGCCGGTGGCCCGGAAGCCTTGGCGACCCTGTTCCAATCCCTCACCGGCTGCGACATTCCGGTTCCGATTTTTCTGGTCCTGCACATGCCGGCGGATTTTTCCGCCATGGTCGCCGCCTATATCGAGCGCATCAGTGGCCGACCGACCAGCCCGGCAACGGACGGCTTGCCGCCTCTGCCGGGCCATATCTATGTCGCCCCCTCCGGCCGCCACTTACGGCTCAGCGGACGCCCCAGCCGCGCGCTCATGCGGCTTGATGACGGCGACAGCGAAAATTTTTGTCGCCCTGCCGCCGACGTTCTCTTCCGCTCGGCCGCCGCGACCTACGGCCATGGCCTGCTCGCCTTGGTGCTAACCGGAACAGGCCAAGACGGTCTCGCCGGATCCGCCGCTGTTGCCGCGGCCGGCGGTACCGTCATCGCCCAGGATGAAAGTTCGAGCGCCGCCTGGGGCATGCCCGGCGCCGTCATCGAACACGGCTACGCCTCCATGGTCCTGCCCATCACCGTCATGGGTCCCAAGATCGCATCATTGTTCCACGCCCCTGAACCTGGACGTGCCACATGA
- a CDS encoding response regulator — translation MKHILIVDDSTVIRKIAKRILEGLHFETSEADDGEKALAMCMARMPDGILLDWNMPVMDGMTFLQKLRSHPEGAHPKVVFCTTENDVANIARAIHAGADEYIMKPFDTRIVQSKFEEIGLA, via the coding sequence ATGAAGCACATCCTGATCGTCGATGATTCCACCGTCATCCGCAAAATCGCCAAGCGCATCCTGGAAGGGCTTCATTTCGAAACCTCGGAAGCCGATGATGGCGAAAAGGCCTTGGCCATGTGCATGGCAAGAATGCCCGATGGCATCCTGCTCGACTGGAACATGCCTGTGATGGACGGCATGACCTTCCTGCAAAAATTGCGCAGCCACCCGGAAGGCGCGCATCCGAAAGTCGTCTTCTGCACGACCGAGAACGATGTCGCCAATATCGCCCGCGCCATCCATGCCGGCGCCGACGAATACATCATGAAGCCCTTCGACACCCGCATCGTCCAATCTAAGTTCGAAGAAATCGGCCTCGCTTGA
- a CDS encoding chemotaxis protein CheW — MNRPELERRTGAPISAAQSQRLRATASSLVFTVTINDETFGLPIEHVRTVFRVTDITPIPLAPPHILGLINLRGKILTTISLRLRLGLPPDTQSEPFAVCLKYDDEDFALIVDAVQDVVELRETDRLPPPTHIADARAQLTLSIYHWNAHLLPVLDISKTILANGTAQAA, encoded by the coding sequence ATGAACCGCCCAGAGCTCGAACGCCGCACCGGCGCACCGATTTCCGCCGCACAATCCCAGCGTCTGCGCGCCACCGCCTCATCGCTCGTCTTTACCGTCACAATCAATGACGAAACCTTCGGCCTGCCGATCGAACATGTGCGCACCGTGTTCCGCGTGACCGACATCACGCCGATCCCTTTGGCGCCGCCTCATATCCTTGGACTGATCAACCTGCGCGGCAAGATTTTGACGACGATCAGCTTGCGCCTGCGGCTCGGCCTGCCGCCCGACACCCAGAGCGAGCCCTTCGCCGTCTGCCTGAAATACGACGACGAAGATTTCGCTTTGATCGTCGACGCGGTCCAAGATGTTGTCGAACTGCGCGAGACGGATCGCTTGCCGCCGCCCACGCATATCGCCGACGCGCGCGCGCAACTGACGCTATCGATCTACCACTGGAACGCGCACCTGTTGCCGGTGCTCGACATATCGAAAACGATTTTGGCCAACGGGACGGCGCAAGCCGCCTAA